Proteins encoded within one genomic window of Desulfonatronospira thiodismutans ASO3-1:
- a CDS encoding ABC1 kinase family protein — MFLIFRQKQSLLGIKPLEPGDLKAVILELGVSFIKLAQVLATRADFFTEDYLRQLRAIHDEVEPMPEKDLSSMLSRAYSREFPFASFDRHPLASASIGQVHQAELKDGTRVAVKIRRLDIEKKVRIDAGLLKFFLKVFQPFFTSHTRNSLQAVLNEFSAMLLKEVDMAMELDNLRKFKETYENETISMPEYYPKYCSHDALVMSFESGLRVDDKAGIQQRGIAFKKVMENLISWYASQMLVKGLFHADPHPGNILVQDDASLTILDFGMVKRLPNSTRVAMIELVKSAHERDFEMFASACERMGLVTSTASPDEIRELAERMFDIFSNVNLSAANMQALAFEVLDSMKDFPFKLPQEVVYVMRASTLIEGLGTTYIENFNGIKDILPVLQNRLPEALGMEEGFASVARREITALPFTISRFKSVLTDMSDGNLNVRLSRKTLEALDEHIRALLRPLGVGLVLLAGSFFILFLEFHLSRVLAGFVFLVGAFKIWSTLR, encoded by the coding sequence GTGTTCTTGATTTTCAGGCAGAAGCAAAGTCTTCTGGGCATTAAGCCCCTGGAACCGGGAGATCTGAAAGCAGTCATTCTTGAGCTGGGAGTCAGCTTTATAAAACTTGCCCAGGTTCTGGCAACAAGGGCTGATTTTTTCACAGAGGACTATCTAAGACAATTACGCGCCATTCATGATGAAGTAGAGCCCATGCCTGAAAAAGATCTGAGCAGTATGCTTTCCAGGGCCTATAGCCGGGAGTTCCCTTTTGCCTCGTTTGATCGCCATCCCCTGGCCAGCGCTTCCATCGGGCAGGTGCACCAGGCTGAATTAAAAGACGGTACTCGGGTGGCTGTGAAAATCAGACGTCTGGACATAGAAAAAAAAGTCCGTATCGATGCAGGCCTCCTCAAATTTTTTCTCAAGGTTTTCCAGCCGTTTTTCACCAGCCATACCAGAAATTCCCTGCAGGCGGTTCTGAATGAATTCTCGGCAATGCTGCTCAAGGAAGTGGACATGGCCATGGAACTGGACAACCTGCGCAAGTTCAAAGAAACTTATGAAAATGAAACCATTTCAATGCCGGAGTACTATCCCAAATACTGCAGTCATGATGCACTGGTCATGAGCTTTGAAAGCGGCCTGCGCGTCGACGACAAGGCCGGAATACAGCAGCGCGGGATTGCCTTTAAAAAGGTCATGGAAAACCTTATTTCCTGGTACGCCAGCCAGATGCTGGTCAAGGGACTGTTTCACGCTGATCCGCATCCCGGCAATATTCTGGTACAGGACGATGCTTCCTTGACCATTCTGGACTTCGGAATGGTCAAACGCCTGCCCAATTCCACCAGGGTGGCCATGATTGAACTGGTCAAGTCTGCTCATGAGCGCGACTTCGAGATGTTTGCCTCAGCCTGTGAACGTATGGGGCTTGTGACATCCACGGCTTCCCCTGATGAAATACGTGAATTGGCTGAACGTATGTTTGATATCTTCAGCAACGTCAACCTCAGCGCAGCCAATATGCAGGCACTGGCTTTTGAAGTCCTGGACTCCATGAAGGATTTTCCCTTCAAGCTGCCCCAGGAAGTGGTTTATGTCATGCGGGCCAGCACCCTGATAGAAGGCCTGGGCACAACATACATAGAAAATTTCAACGGCATAAAGGATATTCTCCCGGTCCTTCAAAACAGGCTGCCTGAGGCCCTGGGCATGGAAGAAGGGTTCGCATCGGTTGCCAGAAGAGAAATAACCGCCCTGCCTTTTACCATAAGCAGGTTCAAATCAGTTCTTACGGATATGAGTGACGGAAACTTGAATGTACGTCTGTCGCGTAAGACACTGGAAGCGCTGGATGAACATATCCGGGCATTGCTGCGCCCTCTGGGGGTCGGTCTGGTGCTTTTGGCCGGTTCTTTTTTCATTCTTTTTCTGGAGTTCCACCTGAGCCGCGTTCTGGCAGGATTTGTTTTCCTTGTGGGAGCTTTCAAGATATGGAGTACGCTCAGGTAG
- a CDS encoding HigA family addiction module antitoxin, which yields MNQRLPNIHPGEILLEEFLLPLGISQNRLARSLSVPPRRINEIVHGKRSISADTAIRLARYFGNSEKFWLGLQEDFNLEEARKRLGDRLDLEVKTYAA from the coding sequence ATGAATCAGCGATTGCCCAATATTCATCCCGGAGAAATTCTACTGGAGGAATTTCTTCTACCTCTTGGCATAAGCCAAAATAGACTTGCTCGCTCTTTGAGCGTTCCTCCACGTCGCATCAACGAAATTGTCCACGGCAAGAGATCCATATCGGCTGACACAGCTATCAGATTAGCTCGATATTTTGGAAACTCCGAGAAATTTTGGCTGGGTTTGCAAGAAGATTTTAATCTGGAAGAAGCACGTAAGAGACTTGGCGACCGGCTGGATCTTGAAGTTAAGACCTACGCTGCATAG
- a CDS encoding type II toxin-antitoxin system RelE/ParE family toxin: MIRSIQDKETKRVWNGQGSTRLPQDIQRIARRKLRMINNAQNINDLRIPPGNRLEKLKGKKHHQYSIRINDQWRICFEWGEGDAYNVEIIDYHKE; the protein is encoded by the coding sequence ATGATCCGCTCAATACAGGACAAAGAAACCAAGAGGGTCTGGAATGGCCAAGGGTCGACACGCTTGCCCCAGGATATCCAGCGCATTGCTCGAAGAAAACTCCGGATGATCAACAACGCCCAAAATATAAACGATCTGCGCATTCCTCCGGGTAATCGCCTGGAAAAACTGAAAGGAAAAAAACATCATCAATACAGCATTCGGATTAATGATCAATGGCGAATATGTTTTGAATGGGGAGAAGGTGATGCATACAATGTCGAAATCATCGATTATCATAAGGAGTGA
- a CDS encoding hybrid sensor histidine kinase/response regulator — translation MEQGARILVVDDDANIVQLIADIFEDEHEVLFALNGESAGRIADTTRPDLVLMDVVMPGMDGFETCARFKENQKTAHIPIIFLTSMDCPDDETRGLKLGAVDYITKPINPAVLKQRVRTHLDLYQARQRLAAQNKSLMEAARMRDEVEHIMRHDLKSPLTAMTGLPDILLMDDNLTTEQRETLQLMNEQGRRMLDMINMSLTLLKIEYGDYEPVLEKLDILALLRNTTSELSQLAKQYGVSCRLLVNGNQPDSQDQVNILSEDLLCRSIFDNIYKNAIEASPRGQVVSISIFTGPRTCVYIENKGEVPQDIRDNFFDKFVTQGKVGGTGLGSYSSRLAARALQGDIELDTSTPGQTTICVFLPGVS, via the coding sequence ATGGAACAAGGAGCCAGGATTCTGGTGGTGGACGATGATGCCAATATTGTCCAGCTGATTGCTGATATCTTTGAAGATGAACATGAAGTTCTTTTTGCCTTGAACGGAGAGTCCGCCGGCAGGATCGCCGATACAACCAGACCGGATCTTGTTTTGATGGATGTGGTGATGCCCGGCATGGACGGATTTGAAACCTGTGCCCGTTTCAAGGAAAACCAGAAAACTGCTCATATCCCCATAATTTTTCTGACTTCAATGGACTGTCCCGATGATGAAACCCGGGGCCTTAAGCTGGGAGCTGTAGACTACATTACCAAGCCCATCAATCCAGCCGTACTCAAGCAGAGGGTCAGGACTCACCTTGATCTGTACCAGGCCCGGCAACGCCTTGCCGCCCAGAACAAGTCCCTGATGGAGGCAGCGCGCATGCGCGATGAGGTTGAGCATATCATGCGCCACGACCTCAAAAGTCCTCTTACAGCCATGACAGGACTGCCGGATATCCTGCTCATGGATGACAATCTCACAACAGAGCAGCGGGAAACCCTGCAGCTGATGAATGAACAAGGCAGGCGGATGCTGGACATGATCAACATGTCCCTGACTCTTTTGAAAATCGAGTATGGTGATTATGAACCTGTGCTGGAGAAACTGGATATTCTGGCGCTTCTAAGAAACACAACCTCTGAATTGAGTCAGCTGGCTAAACAGTACGGGGTTTCATGCAGACTTCTTGTGAACGGAAATCAACCTGATTCCCAGGACCAGGTCAACATCCTGAGTGAAGATCTGCTCTGCCGCTCTATTTTTGATAATATCTACAAAAATGCCATCGAGGCCTCACCACGAGGCCAGGTGGTCAGCATCAGCATCTTTACCGGTCCCAGGACGTGCGTTTACATAGAAAACAAAGGCGAAGTTCCGCAAGATATCCGTGACAACTTTTTTGATAAATTTGTCACCCAGGGCAAGGTCGGCGGCACCGGACTGGGGAGCTATTCATCCAGACTGGCGGCCAGAGCTTTGCAGGGAGACATTGAACTGGATACATCTACTCCGGGGCAGACAACTATATGTGTTTTTCTGCCGGGTGTCAGTTAG